A segment of the Serratia fonticola genome:
CTCTTGCGCAATCCGCGTGAGATTTTCCATCGATTTTTGCGGATCCCCGCGCGTAAAGTGTATGTCCTGTGCCGACCCCGGCAACCAATGATTACGCGCGAGCTGGCTGTACAAGCTCCATACCGCCTGACCGTAGCTTTCCGGTAATTGGCTATGGCGATGAAAAACGTGATCGCGTACATAAATCGCCTGATAAAGCATCTGTGTTGCCTGCTCAAGTAACTGCTGGAAACGGCGAGCTACGGGTTCATCAGGACACCAGCCATAACGCTCCGCCAACCAGAGATCCAATAACTGCTCCTGAGTTTTACCTGCGCCATTACCTAACAACTGGCTACATGCAAACAAATTGCACTCACTTAACGTTTCCGCTATCCAGTGGTTGTCAACGCTCTCCCAACTGGTCTTACATATCGCACCCGTTATTCTGGGGTTCCCACTTTGACACCAAAGAAGTCGACCTATTAACTCATCAATGCGCAAGAAAGGCATCACTCCCCACCCTACTTCCTCCCCTGCCAAATCGATATCAACCCATACGTCTCGCGTTGTGACCAGGAGCAGTGCAGGGTTATTTGGGAACACTGGCCAGAAACGTTCTGGTGTTAGCTTTATTGACACCGATACGGTTGGTGGGAGCGATTCAATAGCATCGAGCACAGTCCCCAGATCGTCATTGCTCGCAGGAAAAACTCTGAGAACAAGATGTTTATTTTGTGCAGCAACCACCTGATTTAGCGCTTGAAAGCAACGTCGATAGATAACAAAACTTTGTAACGGTTGGCGAACATTTACGGGCTCATCACTAAGATCAATATCCCATTTAGGACGCGTAATCGGCAATAAACCATCGGTACTGGAAAGCGCTATAATTAACCCCGTTAACGCAGGGATACCCTGACACACGCTGCGAACTTTATCTGTCAACCAGCGGCACCAGAAATCCACATCAAAAATAACGCCTTGTTTGCTATCCAGCAAATACTGATGGGATAGCAGGAGTTCTGTCGGAAACCCCAGTTCTTTTGCCTGTAGATAAAAACGCAATCCTTGCTCATGGCAATACAGAGCGAGACGGTTGAGGTAAACACAACGTGCTCGCTGCTGACTGGAAACACTATCGTTATAGTGCAAAGCGGTGTACCCCTTCGGAAATACCAACTTGCCAAAGAGATCGGCCTGCCCTATCACGATAGTATTAAAACCATGCTGAGAAGCGTAATTCACCAGGCGGCATACCGATGGCCAGTTCCATATGTCCTGATTATTCAGTTCTAATGCCCGGGTTTCCCACATTATTTTACTCCTGATTATCCGCTTGCCTTGAACATAACGTATTAGCAAAACCGTTTGTTTTCCCTTCTTCGAATATAGAAAGAAAATGGCCATACTTCTTTGACATAGTTAGGCATCCATTGGCAAAACTCAGCATAATGAAAAACAACACCAATCAAGCGGAGCGTGAGTCGTAATAGACCAGGATCAGCCATACATCGAAAAGAACCTTGTTGGCAGTACGTTAACAAGCGCAAACGTAAAGAGGCAGGTCAGTTCACCTGCAAAGGTGGGGGAAATTTTGCTACAATGCGGCCGACTATATCTCTTATCCGAGGCGATATTTACATAAAATGGAATGAATACACGTTATGAGTGAGACTGAAACTATCCCAAAGCAACCAAAAAGCCAGATTAACAAAGCGGTTTTCTTCACTTCTGCTTTGTTAATTTTCCTTCTGGTCGCATTTGCTGCAATTTTCCCTGAGCTCGCAGATAGAAACTTCAAACTTCTACAACAACAAATCTTCACAAATGCCAGTTGGTTCTACATTCTGGCCGTTGCACTAATACTACTCAGCGTCACCTTCCTCGGCCTTTCCCGCTACGGTGACATTAAACTTGGGCCAGACCATGCTCAACCCGACTTTAGCTATCATTCCTGGTTTGCCATGCTGTTTTCTGCTGGGATGGGGATAGGGCTGATGTTCTTTGGTGTTGCTGAACCGGTGATGCATTATCTTTCACCCCCGGTCGGAACACCCGAAACCGTTGAAGCTGCCAAGCAAGCGATGCGCCTGACGTTCTTCCACTGGGGTCTTCACGCCTGGGCCATCTACGCGATTGTGGCGTTAATTCTGGCATTTTTCAGCTATCGTCATGGCCTGCCGCTAACGCTGCGTTCCGCACTCTACCCTATTATTGGTGATCGTATCTATGGCCCGATTGGCCATGCCGTTGATATTTTTGCCGTCATTGGCACCGTATTTGGGGTAGCAACGTCTCTGGGATACGGTGTACTGCAGGTCAATGCCGGACTCAACCATCTCTTTGGCGTTCCCATCAATGAAACGGTTCAGGTCATACTGATCGTGGTGATTACCGGCCTGGCAACAATATCTGTGGTTTCCGGGCTGAATAAAGGAATTCGTATTCTCTCCGAGCTCAACCTTGGACTGGCCTTATTGCTGCTGACACTGGTACTGCTATTAGGGCCGACCGTTTTATTATTGAAGTCTTTCGTTGAAAATACCGGTGGTTATCTTTCTGAACTCGTGAGTAAAACATTCAACCTGTATGCCTATGAGCCTAAATCCAGTAACTGGCTGGGAGGTTGGACGCTATTGTATTGGGGCTGGTGGCTGTCCTGGTCTCCCTTCGTTGGCATGTTTATCGCGCGTGTCTCTCGTGGCAGGACAATCCGCGAATTTGTCACTGGCGTGCTGTTCGTTCCGGCAGGTTTCACACTGATGTGGATGACGGTTTTTGGCAATAGCGCCATTTACCTCATCATGAGCAAAGGTGCGACCGGCTTGGCAACGACGGTGCAGCAGGATGTCGCGTTGGCGCTGTTTAATTTCCTTGAGCACTTCCCGTTCTCAAATGTGCTGTCGTTTATCGCGATGGCTATGGTCATTGTTTTCTTTGTAACTTCTGCTGACTCCGGTGCGATGGTGGTTGATACCTTGGCCTC
Coding sequences within it:
- a CDS encoding choline BCCT transporter BetT, which codes for MSETETIPKQPKSQINKAVFFTSALLIFLLVAFAAIFPELADRNFKLLQQQIFTNASWFYILAVALILLSVTFLGLSRYGDIKLGPDHAQPDFSYHSWFAMLFSAGMGIGLMFFGVAEPVMHYLSPPVGTPETVEAAKQAMRLTFFHWGLHAWAIYAIVALILAFFSYRHGLPLTLRSALYPIIGDRIYGPIGHAVDIFAVIGTVFGVATSLGYGVLQVNAGLNHLFGVPINETVQVILIVVITGLATISVVSGLNKGIRILSELNLGLALLLLTLVLLLGPTVLLLKSFVENTGGYLSELVSKTFNLYAYEPKSSNWLGGWTLLYWGWWLSWSPFVGMFIARVSRGRTIREFVTGVLFVPAGFTLMWMTVFGNSAIYLIMSKGATGLATTVQQDVALALFNFLEHFPFSNVLSFIAMAMVIVFFVTSADSGAMVVDTLASGGSSNTPVWQRIFWASLMGIVAIALLIAGGLSALQTVTIASALPFSVILLISIYGLLKALRRDLTKRESQSMATIAPTAARIPIPWQRRLRNIAYLPKRSLVKRFMDEVIQPGMVLVQEELNKQGTPSHIGNDSDDRIRLEVDLGNELNFIYEVRLRDYNSPTFALAALDNDEQQAEQHKYYRAEVYLKEGGQNYDVMGWNQEQLINDILDQYEKHLHFLHLVR